Proteins encoded within one genomic window of Bradyrhizobium sp. AZCC 1719:
- a CDS encoding FAD-dependent oxidoreductase, translating to MHSKTITEPARQIPLYGEYEVAVLGGGPAGIAAAVAAARAGRRTLLIERYGFLGGMGTAAGVTNFCGLHANVHGEMRRVVQGIASDLLARIDRLDGLNAPHLILGKIFAQAYDTAAYKIAADDLLAAHKVDVLFHALGAGVVMDDVKRIHALMVETKAGRQAVRAGIFIDCSGDGDLAAWAGAPFEVGDNAGSMLYPSMMLRLNGIDPERAGEAWRTIPALMEKAEAAGTHRFPRKSAIVRPQRSAIEWRVNFTQLAREDGTAVSGIDPDQMTRGEIEGRRQAVQAFEFLRTVPGFEKSYIVDLPPQLGIRETRRVVGGYMLSGEDVLGCASFEDSIGVNGWPMEQHVAGDVVFKFPPIPESRGFNELPYRMLVPEGIDNLLMAGRCASMTHEGQSAARVSGACFVMGEAAGLAAVLALSGNTIPRDIAVEKLQQTLKQQGAFIGRDQAVPEGL from the coding sequence TTGCACAGCAAAACCATCACCGAACCCGCCCGCCAGATCCCGCTCTACGGCGAATATGAAGTTGCCGTGTTGGGCGGCGGGCCCGCCGGCATCGCGGCCGCCGTGGCCGCTGCGCGCGCCGGCCGCCGCACGCTCCTGATCGAACGCTACGGCTTTCTCGGCGGGATGGGCACCGCCGCCGGCGTGACCAATTTTTGCGGACTGCATGCCAACGTGCATGGCGAGATGCGTCGGGTGGTGCAGGGGATTGCGTCCGATCTGCTGGCGCGGATCGACCGGCTCGATGGGCTCAATGCGCCGCATCTGATCCTCGGCAAGATTTTCGCGCAGGCCTATGACACCGCGGCCTACAAGATCGCGGCGGACGATCTATTGGCCGCACACAAGGTCGATGTCCTCTTTCACGCACTTGGCGCCGGTGTGGTGATGGATGATGTGAAGCGCATCCACGCGCTGATGGTGGAAACCAAGGCGGGGCGTCAGGCGGTACGCGCCGGCATATTCATCGATTGCTCAGGCGACGGCGATCTCGCGGCCTGGGCGGGCGCACCCTTCGAAGTCGGCGACAATGCCGGCAGCATGCTTTACCCATCTATGATGCTCCGTCTCAACGGCATCGATCCCGAAAGGGCGGGCGAGGCGTGGCGGACGATTCCGGCGCTGATGGAAAAGGCGGAAGCCGCGGGCACGCATCGTTTTCCGCGCAAGTCCGCGATCGTGCGGCCGCAGCGTTCGGCGATCGAATGGCGGGTGAATTTCACCCAGCTCGCGCGCGAGGACGGCACGGCGGTCAGCGGCATCGATCCTGATCAGATGACGCGCGGCGAGATCGAAGGCCGCCGTCAGGCCGTGCAGGCGTTCGAATTCCTGCGCACGGTGCCCGGCTTCGAAAAATCCTACATCGTCGACCTGCCGCCGCAGCTCGGCATCCGCGAGACGCGCCGGGTGGTCGGCGGCTATATGCTGTCGGGCGAGGATGTGCTCGGCTGCGCCTCGTTCGAGGATTCCATCGGCGTCAATGGCTGGCCGATGGAGCAGCATGTCGCCGGCGACGTCGTCTTCAAGTTTCCGCCGATCCCGGAATCGCGCGGCTTCAACGAATTGCCGTATCGCATGCTGGTGCCTGAGGGCATAGACAATCTGCTGATGGCCGGGCGCTGCGCCTCGATGACCCATGAGGGCCAATCGGCGGCGCGGGTCTCCGGCGCCTGCTTTGTGATGGGGGAGGCGGCCGGTCTCGCCGCGGTACTGGCGCTATCAGGCAATACGATTCCACGCGACATTGCAGTTGAAAAGTTGCAACAAACGTTGAAACAACAGGGTGCGTTCATCGGGCGGGACCAGGCGGTGCCCGAGGGATTATAG
- a CDS encoding ketopantoate reductase family protein, producing MRICVFGAGAVGSHFAVRLALAGHDVSCVMRGAHLDAVKANGLTLRVGDGEFKAKVSASSDPAALGRQDVVLCTLKATGLSSLAVGLQPLLGSDTAVVFAQNGIPWWYDIGLSPSHPPVPDLAFLDPGGLLRAAIPRSRIVGGVVFSSNEVIAQGVVANLSPERNRLLIGECDDRVSERVMKLRAALNAASIDSPEVTQIRETIWSKLLTNMSMSVLCLLTGQTARAVRDDPDLADIVPRLLDEANSVAQSCFPQVRRVTRSGPAPDHKPSILQDYELGRAMEIDVLVRAPAAFARAAGLSTPMLDMMAALAIRQARDKGLY from the coding sequence ATGCGGATTTGCGTTTTCGGTGCGGGCGCCGTCGGCAGCCATTTTGCGGTGCGGCTCGCACTGGCAGGACATGACGTTTCCTGCGTGATGCGCGGTGCGCATCTGGATGCCGTGAAAGCCAACGGGCTGACGCTGCGGGTTGGAGATGGCGAGTTCAAGGCGAAGGTCAGCGCATCCAGCGATCCCGCCGCGCTGGGCCGGCAGGACGTTGTCCTTTGCACGTTGAAAGCGACAGGGCTCTCCAGCCTCGCCGTCGGGCTGCAGCCACTGCTCGGCAGTGACACCGCCGTGGTGTTCGCGCAGAACGGCATTCCCTGGTGGTACGATATCGGGCTCTCGCCAAGCCATCCGCCGGTGCCGGATCTGGCCTTCCTCGATCCCGGCGGACTCCTGCGTGCGGCGATCCCGAGATCGCGCATCGTCGGGGGCGTGGTATTCTCATCGAATGAAGTCATCGCGCAGGGTGTGGTCGCGAATCTGTCGCCCGAGCGCAACCGGCTCCTGATCGGCGAGTGCGACGACCGCGTCAGCGAGCGCGTCATGAAGCTGCGCGCCGCGCTGAACGCAGCTTCGATCGACTCGCCCGAGGTCACGCAGATCAGGGAGACGATCTGGTCCAAACTCCTGACCAACATGTCGATGTCGGTGCTGTGTTTGCTGACCGGGCAGACTGCGCGCGCCGTCCGCGACGATCCTGATCTCGCCGACATCGTGCCGCGCCTGCTCGATGAGGCCAACAGCGTGGCGCAAAGCTGCTTTCCGCAAGTCAGGCGCGTGACGCGATCCGGCCCCGCGCCGGACCACAAGCCGTCGATCCTGCAGGATTACGAGCTCGGCCGCGCCATGGAGATCGACGTTTTGGTCCGCGCGCCCGCCGCCTTCGCCCGCGCCGCCGGACTTTCGACACCGATGCTCGACATGATGGCCGCGCTGGCGATCCGCCAGGCGCGCGACAAGGGGCTGTACTAG
- a CDS encoding Spy/CpxP family protein refolding chaperone yields MTKLGLGIAVIVLATALSAAGYAVAKGGHGGGHGGGRGGGHGHHGGGHGHKHFGARHHGGGHFHGRAARSRSFHAPRINRAAAGGRATNARALARSAAVLKNPAARASLTAGAALAGWQYGRPRGGGWWQHGNGGYGWVGPLFWPFAYNDIYDYTLWGPGVGAPFWFYGYDDIYAGLFGPYDYEGLAGYLPPRGSPGDDRLAQFCGDDSREIAGLPIDLIAQVIEPTEAQRTALDDLANASVTSAQKIKAACPASISLTAAGRLASMQQRIEAMIAGVATVQPALDKFYGLLNDEQKARLNAVAEEQERKAERRGRRSLARACDITQFPGLRWPSEEIEARLRPTDVQRTGLTALQNANTKASEMLSTSCRPEEGATPSARLAAAGKRLDVMLQAVKQVRTALDDFNLTLTDEQKAQFEAIGPRRTSFADRSDMMRRYGRR; encoded by the coding sequence ATGACAAAACTTGGGCTGGGAATTGCCGTCATTGTTCTCGCGACTGCGCTGTCGGCGGCCGGATATGCCGTCGCGAAAGGCGGCCATGGCGGTGGTCACGGCGGCGGTCGCGGTGGCGGGCACGGGCATCATGGCGGCGGTCACGGCCATAAACATTTCGGCGCGCGCCATCATGGCGGAGGCCATTTTCACGGCAGAGCGGCACGTTCTCGCTCGTTCCACGCTCCTCGCATCAACCGCGCCGCGGCCGGCGGCCGCGCGACGAACGCGCGAGCGCTCGCTCGCAGCGCTGCCGTCCTGAAAAATCCCGCCGCCCGCGCCAGCCTGACCGCGGGCGCGGCGCTGGCAGGTTGGCAATATGGCCGGCCGCGGGGCGGTGGCTGGTGGCAGCACGGCAATGGCGGGTACGGCTGGGTCGGGCCGCTGTTCTGGCCGTTCGCCTACAACGATATCTACGACTATACGCTGTGGGGACCGGGTGTCGGCGCGCCGTTCTGGTTCTATGGCTACGACGACATCTATGCCGGCCTGTTCGGACCTTATGACTACGAAGGCTTGGCCGGCTATTTGCCGCCGCGTGGCTCTCCGGGTGACGACCGGCTGGCGCAATTCTGCGGTGACGACAGCCGCGAAATCGCCGGCCTGCCGATCGATCTGATCGCGCAGGTGATCGAGCCCACCGAGGCGCAACGCACAGCGCTCGACGATCTCGCCAATGCGTCGGTGACATCGGCGCAAAAGATCAAGGCGGCGTGCCCGGCTTCGATTTCGCTGACGGCGGCCGGCCGGCTCGCCTCGATGCAGCAGCGCATCGAGGCGATGATCGCGGGCGTCGCTACCGTGCAGCCGGCGCTCGACAAGTTCTATGGTCTTCTGAATGACGAGCAGAAGGCGCGGCTGAACGCGGTCGCCGAGGAGCAGGAAAGGAAGGCCGAGCGGCGCGGCAGAAGGTCATTGGCGCGGGCCTGCGACATCACGCAATTCCCGGGCTTGCGATGGCCAAGCGAGGAGATCGAGGCGCGGCTGCGCCCGACCGACGTGCAACGCACGGGCCTTACAGCCCTGCAGAATGCAAACACCAAAGCCAGCGAGATGTTGAGTACATCGTGCCGTCCCGAGGAGGGGGCCACACCATCCGCGCGGCTCGCCGCGGCCGGCAAGCGGCTCGATGTCATGCTGCAGGCGGTCAAGCAGGTGCGCACCGCGCTCGATGACTTCAATCTGACCTTGACCGACGAGCAAAAAGCCCAATTCGAGGCGATCGGCCCGCGGCGGACCTCCTTTGCCGACAGGTCCGATATGATGCGGAGGTACGGCCGAAGGTAA
- a CDS encoding SDR family oxidoreductase, whose translation MHVKDKVCVVTGAASGIGGAVARAYAEAGARGVVVADLKTSREKLAKVAGDIDGLPITADVGLEEDIKALIAAAEDKYGPVDVFFSNAGLSRKGQETASDADWDVSWRVHVMSHVFAARALVPGMLARGSGYLLNTASAAGLLASLNSMPYGVTKNAAVALAEHLAIQYGDRGIRVSVLCPQSVQTGMTTPGPSAARVDGVLQPPEVARMVIEAMEEERFLILSHPQVAEYIQRKASNRDRWLAGMRRLRDKIYGAPASA comes from the coding sequence ATGCATGTCAAAGACAAGGTCTGCGTCGTCACGGGAGCCGCGAGCGGCATCGGTGGGGCGGTGGCGCGCGCCTATGCGGAAGCCGGTGCGCGTGGCGTCGTCGTCGCGGACCTAAAAACCTCGCGCGAGAAGCTTGCCAAGGTCGCGGGCGACATCGACGGGCTGCCGATCACGGCCGACGTCGGACTGGAGGAAGACATCAAGGCACTGATCGCCGCGGCTGAAGACAAGTATGGCCCCGTTGACGTGTTCTTCTCCAACGCCGGGCTCTCGCGCAAGGGACAGGAGACCGCGTCTGACGCCGATTGGGACGTGAGCTGGCGCGTCCATGTCATGAGCCATGTGTTCGCGGCGCGCGCGCTGGTGCCCGGCATGCTCGCGCGCGGCTCCGGCTATCTCCTCAACACCGCGTCCGCGGCGGGTCTGCTGGCGTCACTGAACTCGATGCCGTACGGCGTGACCAAGAACGCCGCGGTGGCGCTCGCCGAGCACCTCGCCATTCAATATGGCGACCGCGGCATCCGCGTCTCCGTGCTCTGCCCGCAATCGGTGCAGACCGGAATGACAACGCCCGGCCCCAGCGCGGCGCGGGTCGATGGCGTATTGCAGCCGCCGGAAGTGGCGCGCATGGTGATCGAAGCGATGGAGGAAGAACGCTTCCTTATCCTGTCGCACCCGCAGGTCGCCGAATACATCCAGCGCAAGGCCTCCAACCGCGACCGCTGGCTCGCCGGCATGCGGCGACTGCGCGACAAGATCTACGGCGCGCCGGCGTCGGCGTAA
- a CDS encoding ABC transporter ATP-binding protein — protein MDLIADHISHRFGGLDVLDRVSFTVASGEVVAIVGPSGCGKSTLLSILGGLLRPSEGRAELRGAPPDNSFNPLTFVFQDFALLPWCTVEANVEFPLIHTALDAAARQAVVDDALRRTGLSDFRGAYPKQLSGGMRQRVGIARALAVRPAILLMDEPLSALDSQTRELLMEDFVRLLADGAMGAVYVTHNLEEAVRLADRVVVLSRRPGRVREVVSIPMTRAERGGIDARGKLLTLQNQLWSLIREEAIDAEREVQHA, from the coding sequence ATGGACCTGATCGCCGACCATATCAGTCACCGCTTCGGCGGCCTTGACGTACTCGACCGCGTGTCGTTCACCGTCGCCTCTGGCGAGGTGGTGGCGATCGTGGGGCCGTCCGGCTGCGGCAAGAGCACGTTGCTGTCGATCCTGGGCGGCCTGTTGCGGCCGAGCGAAGGGAGGGCAGAGCTGCGCGGAGCGCCGCCGGACAACAGTTTCAATCCGCTGACCTTCGTGTTCCAGGATTTTGCGCTGCTGCCGTGGTGCACGGTGGAAGCGAATGTCGAGTTTCCGCTGATTCATACCGCGCTCGATGCCGCCGCGCGCCAGGCCGTCGTCGATGACGCGCTGCGCCGCACCGGCCTGTCTGATTTTCGCGGCGCCTATCCGAAGCAATTGTCCGGCGGCATGCGCCAGCGCGTCGGCATCGCGCGGGCGCTTGCGGTGCGGCCGGCGATCCTGTTGATGGACGAGCCGCTGTCGGCGCTGGATTCCCAGACCCGCGAATTGCTGATGGAGGATTTTGTCCGCCTGCTGGCCGACGGCGCGATGGGCGCGGTCTACGTTACGCATAATCTGGAAGAGGCGGTGCGGCTTGCCGACCGCGTGGTGGTGCTGTCGCGCCGGCCCGGCCGCGTGCGCGAGGTCGTGAGCATTCCGATGACGCGTGCCGAACGCGGCGGCATCGATGCCCGCGGCAAGTTGCTGACGTTGCAGAACCAGTTGTGGTCGCTGATCCGCGAGGAGGCGATCGATGCCGAGCGCGAGGTTCAACATGCTTGA
- the gtdA gene encoding gentisate 1,2-dioxygenase, whose product MEAVQKTPEREAFYKKIDGDNLSALWNVLGDLVTPEPRSACRPHLWKFDSIRDYMTEAGKLITAKEAERRVLVLENPGLRGQSKVTTSLFAGVQMVVPGDVAPAHRHSQSALRFVLEGKGAHTTVDGERTAMEPGDFIITPSMTWHDHSNETNEPMFWLDGLDIPMVQFFDASFAEGSNEDQQKISKPAGDSFARYGHNLLPVDEKRKSKTSPIFNYPYSYTREALERAKARDEWDACHGLKLKFSNPETGDFAMPTIGTFIQLLPKGFKTARYRSTDATVFAAIEGKGRTRIGDQTFEWGARDLFVVPSWHWVTHEADVDSVLFSFSDRPVQQKIDLFREDRGNA is encoded by the coding sequence ATGGAAGCCGTGCAGAAGACGCCGGAACGCGAGGCGTTCTACAAGAAGATCGACGGCGACAATCTCTCCGCGCTGTGGAACGTGCTGGGCGATCTCGTCACGCCGGAGCCGCGCAGCGCCTGCCGGCCGCATCTGTGGAAATTCGATTCGATCCGCGACTACATGACCGAGGCCGGCAAGCTGATCACCGCCAAGGAGGCCGAGCGGCGGGTGCTGGTGCTGGAGAACCCGGGGCTGCGCGGCCAGTCGAAGGTCACGACCTCGCTGTTTGCCGGCGTGCAGATGGTGGTCCCCGGCGATGTCGCGCCCGCTCATCGGCACAGCCAGTCGGCGCTGCGCTTCGTGCTCGAAGGCAAGGGCGCCCATACCACCGTCGACGGCGAGCGCACGGCGATGGAGCCCGGCGATTTCATCATCACGCCGTCGATGACCTGGCACGATCATTCCAACGAGACGAATGAGCCGATGTTCTGGCTCGACGGTCTCGATATCCCGATGGTGCAGTTCTTCGATGCTTCGTTTGCCGAAGGGTCAAACGAGGACCAGCAGAAGATCTCCAAGCCCGCCGGCGACAGTTTTGCGCGCTACGGCCACAATCTGCTGCCGGTCGACGAGAAGCGCAAATCCAAGACCTCGCCGATCTTCAACTATCCCTACAGCTACACCCGCGAGGCGCTGGAGCGCGCCAAGGCACGCGACGAATGGGACGCCTGCCACGGGCTGAAACTGAAATTCTCCAATCCCGAGACAGGCGATTTCGCGATGCCGACGATCGGCACCTTCATCCAGTTATTGCCTAAAGGTTTCAAGACCGCGCGCTACCGCTCGACCGATGCCACCGTGTTCGCCGCGATCGAAGGCAAGGGCCGCACGCGGATCGGCGACCAGACGTTCGAGTGGGGCGCCCGCGATCTGTTCGTGGTGCCGAGCTGGCACTGGGTGACGCACGAGGCGGACGTTGATTCAGTGCTGTTCTCTTTCTCCGACCGCCCGGTGCAGCAGAAGATCGACCTATTCCGCGAAGACCGCGGCAATGCGTGA
- the maiA gene encoding maleylacetoacetate isomerase: MKLHGYFRSSAAYRVRIALNLKGLTAEHLPHHLRKGEQIAPDYLALNPQGLVPTLEGDDGAVLTQSLAIIEWLDETHPNPPLLPMDPLRRAKVRAFALAIACDIHPVQNLKVLARLRQLGLPEEKVTEWAAWANREGLAACEALIKGENGPFCFGDAPTVADLCLLPQLANARRFGVDVSGFSRLLEAEAAAKQMKAFTEAAPDRQPDAE, encoded by the coding sequence ATGAAGCTGCATGGCTATTTCCGCAGCAGCGCGGCATATCGCGTCAGGATCGCGCTCAACCTCAAGGGTCTCACGGCAGAGCACCTGCCGCATCACCTTCGCAAGGGCGAACAGATTGCGCCGGACTATCTCGCCCTCAACCCGCAGGGGCTGGTGCCGACGCTGGAGGGCGACGATGGCGCGGTGCTGACCCAGTCGCTGGCCATCATCGAATGGCTGGACGAGACCCATCCCAACCCGCCGCTATTGCCGATGGATCCGCTGCGCCGCGCCAAAGTGCGGGCCTTTGCGCTCGCTATCGCCTGCGACATCCATCCGGTGCAGAATTTGAAGGTGCTGGCCCGGCTGCGTCAGCTCGGCCTGCCCGAGGAGAAGGTCACCGAGTGGGCGGCTTGGGCCAACCGCGAGGGCCTCGCTGCCTGCGAGGCTCTGATCAAGGGCGAGAACGGGCCGTTCTGTTTCGGCGACGCGCCGACGGTTGCCGATCTCTGCCTGCTGCCGCAGCTTGCCAATGCGCGGCGCTTCGGCGTCGACGTATCAGGCTTTTCCCGCCTGCTCGAGGCGGAAGCCGCGGCAAAGCAAATGAAGGCATTCACTGAGGCCGCACCGGACAGGCAGCCCGATGCCGAGTAA
- a CDS encoding enoyl-CoA hydratase-related protein has protein sequence MTANPVLWNLDERGVATVTLNRPEVNNAYDAGLIGGVLAAMDDLGKKQNLRVVVLKGNGKHFQAGADLKWINGVRPKSAAENEAVSRATFEAVQRLNTLPIPTVALVQGGCFGGGTGVISACDVVIAADNALFSITEVRWGLTAAIIIPQLCDAIGVRQVRRYALTGERFGAEEARRIGLVHEVVPLAELEMAGAKVVEQLLANGPEALAETKRLAMESSFGGMGVDDEAYARLVKMHSARRQTKEASEGLASFAEKRAANWGAVGK, from the coding sequence ATGACTGCCAATCCGGTTTTGTGGAATCTCGACGAGCGCGGCGTCGCAACGGTCACGCTCAATCGCCCCGAGGTGAATAACGCCTATGACGCGGGCCTGATCGGTGGCGTGCTCGCGGCGATGGACGACCTCGGCAAGAAGCAAAACCTCCGCGTCGTCGTGCTCAAGGGCAATGGCAAGCATTTCCAGGCCGGCGCCGACCTGAAATGGATCAATGGCGTCCGGCCGAAATCGGCCGCAGAAAACGAAGCGGTGTCGCGCGCGACGTTCGAAGCCGTGCAGCGGTTGAACACGCTGCCGATCCCGACGGTCGCGCTGGTGCAGGGCGGCTGCTTCGGCGGCGGCACCGGCGTGATCTCGGCCTGCGACGTCGTGATCGCTGCCGACAATGCGCTGTTCTCGATCACCGAAGTGCGCTGGGGCCTGACCGCCGCGATCATCATCCCACAACTCTGCGACGCCATCGGCGTCCGCCAGGTGCGCCGCTACGCCCTGACCGGCGAGCGGTTCGGCGCGGAAGAGGCCCGCCGCATCGGGCTGGTGCATGAGGTGGTGCCGCTGGCGGAGCTGGAAATGGCAGGCGCCAAGGTGGTCGAGCAACTGCTCGCCAACGGTCCCGAAGCGTTGGCCGAAACCAAGCGGTTGGCGATGGAGAGCTCGTTCGGTGGCATGGGCGTCGATGACGAGGCTTACGCGCGGCTGGTGAAAATGCATTCGGCGCGGCGGCAGACGAAAGAGGCGTCGGAGGGGCTGGCGTCGTTTGCGGAGAAGCGGGCGGCGAATTGGGGGGCTGTGGGGAAGTAG
- a CDS encoding ABC transporter substrate-binding protein — MRGFARLALAGLLAMAAGGVARADDALKAKIGVLRLSSSAPVFIAQDKGYFREAGLDIELKFFDAAQPIAVATTSGDVDFGITAFTAGLYNLAGKGTLKVIGGMSREKAGYPLIGYFASNNAHAAGLKTPKDLAGKRIAVTQVGSSFHYSLGLLADKYGFKLADVKVMPLQSLSNAAAALKGETVDAALLPISTARALVDSGGAKFLGWVGDETPWQLGAVFASPKTLANKALVTKLLGALVRADREYHDVILASVKDGKAGINDKTKPLLEIVAKYTNLPVEQVVGNCAYIDPDGKLDVKNVDNQIAWLQEQGFVDKGFAADAIIAKEYVKAD, encoded by the coding sequence ATGAGGGGATTTGCGCGGCTCGCGCTGGCGGGCCTGTTGGCGATGGCGGCGGGCGGGGTTGCACGGGCCGATGATGCGCTGAAGGCAAAAATCGGCGTGCTGCGGTTGTCATCCTCGGCGCCGGTGTTCATCGCGCAGGACAAGGGCTATTTTCGCGAGGCCGGGCTCGACATCGAGCTGAAATTCTTTGATGCGGCGCAGCCGATCGCGGTGGCGACCACGTCCGGCGACGTCGATTTCGGCATCACGGCATTTACCGCCGGGCTCTATAATCTCGCCGGCAAGGGCACGCTGAAGGTGATCGGCGGCATGAGCCGCGAGAAGGCCGGCTATCCCTTGATCGGCTATTTCGCCAGCAATAACGCCCATGCGGCGGGGCTGAAGACACCGAAGGATCTGGCCGGCAAGCGCATCGCGGTGACGCAGGTCGGCTCCAGCTTTCACTATTCGCTGGGGCTGCTCGCCGACAAATACGGCTTCAAGCTTGCGGACGTGAAGGTGATGCCGCTGCAGTCGCTGTCCAATGCCGCCGCGGCGCTGAAGGGCGAAACCGTCGATGCGGCCCTGCTGCCGATCTCGACCGCACGGGCGCTGGTGGATTCCGGTGGCGCCAAGTTTCTCGGCTGGGTCGGCGATGAGACGCCGTGGCAGTTAGGCGCGGTGTTTGCTTCACCGAAGACGCTTGCCAACAAGGCGCTGGTGACGAAGCTGCTGGGCGCGCTGGTACGCGCCGACCGCGAATATCATGACGTGATCCTGGCCTCCGTGAAGGACGGCAAGGCCGGGATCAACGACAAGACAAAGCCGCTACTCGAGATCGTCGCCAAATACACCAATCTGCCGGTCGAGCAGGTGGTCGGCAATTGCGCCTATATCGACCCGGACGGCAAGCTCGACGTCAAGAACGTCGATAACCAGATCGCATGGCTGCAGGAGCAGGGCTTTGTCGACAAGGGATTTGCCGCGGATGCGATCATCGCGAAGGAATATGTGAAGGCGGATTGA
- a CDS encoding aspartate dehydrogenase, with protein sequence MRPVGLRFGSVKALPTKRIAIAGLGEIGRTVARKLAEGLPSLTLAAITTRDHAKAQAWLDREGISCPLISLDDLPDHADLVVECAPADILDQICRPMLRAGKQVMVLSASALLPRPDLVDLARVHGGQIIVPTGALIGFDAVSAAAEGTIHSVQMVTRKPPRGLAGAPYLVENGISMDGLTSALCVFKGSARDAAAAFPANVNVVAALSLAGIGPDRTTIEIWADPAVTRNCHQIRVESDSASFTMSIENIPSENPKTGRITALSVIAALRKLTSPLQVGT encoded by the coding sequence ATGCGGCCTGTTGGGCTGCGATTCGGGAGCGTAAAAGCTTTGCCAACGAAACGCATCGCCATCGCCGGACTGGGCGAGATCGGCCGAACCGTCGCGCGCAAGCTGGCGGAAGGTTTGCCGAGCCTCACGCTCGCGGCGATCACGACTAGGGATCACGCGAAGGCGCAGGCGTGGCTCGATCGCGAAGGCATCTCCTGTCCGTTGATCTCGCTCGATGATTTGCCCGACCATGCCGACCTCGTGGTCGAGTGCGCGCCGGCTGATATCCTCGACCAGATCTGCCGGCCGATGCTGCGCGCCGGCAAGCAGGTGATGGTGCTGAGCGCCAGTGCGCTGTTGCCGCGTCCCGACCTGGTCGATCTGGCGCGGGTGCATGGCGGTCAGATCATCGTGCCGACCGGCGCGCTGATCGGCTTCGATGCGGTTTCGGCGGCTGCCGAAGGAACCATCCATTCGGTGCAGATGGTCACGCGCAAGCCGCCCCGAGGTCTTGCCGGCGCGCCTTATCTCGTCGAGAACGGGATCTCCATGGATGGACTGACATCGGCGCTATGTGTCTTCAAGGGCTCGGCGCGCGATGCGGCTGCCGCCTTTCCGGCCAACGTGAACGTGGTGGCAGCGCTGTCGCTGGCCGGCATCGGGCCCGATCGCACGACGATCGAAATCTGGGCCGATCCGGCGGTGACGCGGAACTGCCATCAGATCAGGGTCGAATCCGACTCGGCCTCGTTCACGATGTCGATCGAGAATATCCCCTCGGAAAATCCGAAGACCGGCCGCATCACCGCGCTCTCGGTGATCGCGGCGCTGCGCAAGCTGACTTCGCCGCTGCAGGTCGGAACGTAA
- a CDS encoding ABC transporter permease has translation MLERAPSQDTQQDGSVPRPVAFRGAGFMPGGGRASGWIALVLVIALWQLAGSAGWVNPLFLPAPSAIAVAIYKLAVSGALWQHVSASVVRIGSGWLIGTVAGVIVGFAIGLSTLARGVGITFISALFPIPKIALLPLLILWLGIGEEPKIATIALGVFFSTAISVYSGVDAVPRNLIRMAQSFNVPFHAIVRRVIWPGALPSILAGFRITASVALLLVVSAEMIGAQFGIGAFVLQAGNLMQTDQLLAGVVILSLFGLAVGKAINVLETRLLHWR, from the coding sequence ATGCTTGAGCGCGCGCCCTCGCAGGATACCCAACAGGACGGGAGCGTTCCGCGGCCGGTCGCCTTCCGCGGCGCGGGTTTTATGCCGGGCGGTGGCCGCGCTTCCGGGTGGATCGCGCTGGTGCTGGTGATCGCGCTGTGGCAACTCGCCGGCAGCGCCGGCTGGGTCAATCCGCTGTTTCTGCCGGCGCCCTCGGCGATTGCGGTCGCGATCTACAAGCTCGCCGTCAGTGGCGCACTCTGGCAGCACGTTTCCGCTTCGGTCGTTCGCATCGGCTCAGGCTGGCTGATCGGCACGGTGGCCGGCGTGATCGTCGGTTTTGCAATCGGCCTCTCAACGTTGGCACGCGGCGTCGGCATCACCTTCATTTCCGCGCTGTTTCCGATCCCGAAGATCGCACTGCTGCCGCTCCTGATCCTCTGGCTCGGGATCGGCGAAGAGCCGAAGATCGCGACCATTGCGTTAGGGGTGTTCTTCTCCACGGCGATTTCGGTCTATAGCGGCGTCGACGCCGTGCCGCGTAACCTGATCCGGATGGCGCAGAGTTTTAACGTGCCGTTCCATGCGATCGTCCGCCGCGTGATCTGGCCGGGCGCGCTGCCCTCGATTCTTGCGGGATTCCGCATTACGGCGTCGGTGGCGCTGCTCTTGGTGGTGAGCGCGGAAATGATCGGCGCGCAGTTCGGCATCGGCGCCTTCGTGCTGCAGGCCGGCAATCTCATGCAGACCGATCAGCTCCTCGCCGGCGTCGTGATCCTGTCGCTGTTCGGGCTGGCGGTGGGAAAGGCGATCAACGTGCTGGAGACGAGGTTACTGCACTGGCGGTGA